A genomic segment from Torulaspora globosa chromosome 3, complete sequence encodes:
- the SNL1 gene encoding Snl1p (ancestral locus Anc_7.183) has protein sequence MDRVIGFYKGNLKPLVDQYVPEGSAMSSSVYLTGAAAIIVTAILWRNLRLTSRKATKKDHQRRKKPARASAKKEHDKPIPMTPERRIHNVRLRFLDEYEQGVLKLLENYNAGDKDQIYQRNYYNEMLLKLLIELDGIDLSNVPGEKKLTLKQQRKTVIKEIQTHLKLLDKLA, from the coding sequence ATGGATCGCGTAATTGGCTTTTACAAAGGGAACTTGAAACCCCTGGTCGACCAATACGTCCCAGAGGGCTCTGCAATGTCAAGCTCTGTCTATTTGACGGGTGCAGCTGCGATCATCGTAACGGCCATTCTATGGAGAAATCTCAGGCTTACAAGTCGGAAGGCTacgaagaaagatcatcAACGTAGGAAGAAACCCGCCAGGGCTTCtgcgaagaaagagcatGACAAACCCATCCCGATGACTCCGGAGAGAAGAATTCATAATGTACGTCTAAGATTCCTCGACGAGTACGAGCAAGGTGTGCTGAAACTGCTGGAGAACTACAATGCCGGCGACAAGGATCAGATATACCAGCGGAATTACTATAATGAGATGCTTTTAAAGCTTTTGATCGAGCTCGATGGCATCGATCTTTCCAACGTGCCAGGTGAAAAAAAGCTGACGCTTAAGCAGCAGCGCAAGACGGTCATAAAGGAAATACAGACGCACCTGAAATTGCTAGATAAATTGGCCTAA
- the VID28 gene encoding glucose-induced degradation complex subunit VID28 (ancestral locus Anc_7.184), protein MQLSRAVLEKLSSSLIGDQVAKVELLANSEAGLLEELADFGASPSTLDLKLDIWFTALRLEAYIRDELGDLYIDRVNRVFQERSLPFNLVRNNPSTNYKYMRLINLCVKLCVPCVYPHASLLRDGLAHLIIRRAVEEAGEGGNGSSDDLATIVELLTFFLREKETRGSDIELLGPLEDILREIVGKYGYQLQFNYAIRVKISKTPSSSAKYDPFGNKGLELNTTIPNAVSIENPLERSLLSLSLALYSSLFQTLRSKLDDIPAELWKDIHFCTFVTSLLKSGDISLRCAALTFLIQPYFMDEKAWSQKQRLHQALPYLVDCLNFQPLPSWFDPFDSLNSLIELYHRHEPSSNPVIIFLSKTNMMYGLLTLFADCLSLKYQNKYSLRSTTRFIKLCASFAAHDELYRSLLLEQKSLLNHLEFGLERHLELLEEFLSRKQILFDSQDENSRNLPPLYDSELAMAWLLLLKSFSRSVSALRTSLKRNSLAELLLNLVRVSYRVLQECKVAGKDFLTAEIDIMSVTLGCICNFVVEFSNLQSLISNNGIVALIGDILRDPLFNSRLVDNGQAPMPLQASADKVKTNALWVLRHLMYNCRNPEKLDLLSKIPMSKILEFINDPSWPVQEQCFELIRNLTCNSRKVVNILLENFRDITYETDAETSAKIARGTTYLFQFLARKIMLIDPTDNIQKRTLIGVLYIIVNLVAVNENKKELVIQQDEILDILRDILSESQQNVGRYGNDSKLKLASLWVLNNLLWNSAISHYTHHALEGYTLPHKGDESPHQITGSPFASETGIDISTEAGDDEDDEDMDDDLDDADDEDDDEEEEFVHDSVSNAKARTRANEAAVERCKKLLKIGIYDLVKKNVFDESLSVREKARTLQYHMDLLLKDAS, encoded by the coding sequence ATGCAGCTATCCAGGGCGGTCCTCGAGAAGCTTAGCAGCTCGCTAATCGGCGACCAAGTGGCCAAAGTTGAGCTTTTAGCGAATTCCGAAGCTGGtcttttggaagagttGGCAGATTTTGGAGCTTCTCCTTCTACTCTAGATCTTAAATTGGATATATGGTTTACAGCGTTGCGGCTGGAGGCATACATTAGGGATGAGCTCGGAGATTTGTACATCGATAGGGTTAATCGAGTGTTCCAGGAGCGCAGCTTGCCATTCAATTTGGTCAGAAATAATCCTTCCACCAATTACAAGTACATGAGGTTGATTAACTTATGTGTGAAATTATGTGTGCCGTGTGTTTACCCACATGCATCTTTGCTGCGGGACGGACTCGCTCATTTAATTATTCGGAGAGCAGTCGAAGAAGCGGGAGAAGGCGGGAACGGATCCAGCGATGATTTAGCGACTATCGTGGAGTTGCTCACATTCTTTCTGCGCGAGAAGGAAACGCGAGGTTCCGATATTGAGCTGCTTGGCCCGCTTGAGGATATATTACGAGAAATTGTTGGCAAGTATGGTTATCAACTCCAGTTCAATTATGCGATCCGTGTAAAGATCTCTAAGACTCCTTCCTCGTCCGCGAAGTACGATCCTTTCGGTAATAAGGGTTTGGAACTCAACACCACTATTCCAAACGCTGTCAGCATAGAGAATCCACTGGAGCGCAGCCTGCTGTCACTCTCCTTGGCATTATATTCCAGCCTCTTCCAGACGCTGCGATCTAAACTAGATGACATACCGGCAGAGCTTTGGAAGGATATCCATTTCTGCACATTCGTCACTAGTCTCCTGAAAAGCGGCGATATCAGCTTGAGATGTGCCGCTTTGACGTTTCTGATTCAGCCCTATTTCATGGATGAGAAGGCCTGGAGCCAGAAGCAGAGATTGCATCAGGCCTTACCATACTTGGTCGACTGCCTCAACTTTCAACCGTTACCCTCGTGGTTTGACCCGTTTGATAGCTTAAATTCATTGATCGAATTGTATCATAGACACGAACCGTCGAGCAACCCAGTAATTATATTCCTCTCCAAGACGAATATGATGTATGGATTGTTGACACTTTTCGCCGACTGTCTATCCTTGAAGTACCAAAATAAGTACTCATTGCGGTCAACCACTAGGTTTATCAAATTGTGCGCATCATTCGCAGCCCACGACGAGCTCTACAGATCATTGTTGCTAGAACAGAAGTCTCTATTGAATCATTTGGAGTTCGGTTTAGAGCGACATTTGGAGttacttgaagaatttctgTCCCGCAAGCAGATCCTCTTTGATTCCCAAGACGAGAACTCACGAAACTTACCTCCTTTGTATGATAGCGAGCTAGCTATGGCCTGGCTGCTTCTCCTGAAGTCTTTTTCGAGAAGTGTTTCTGCACTAAGAACGTCATTGAAACGGAACAGTCTAGCTGAGCTTTTATTGAATCTGGTCAGGGTTTCATACAGGGTTCTGCAGGAATGCAAGGTTGCAGGTAAAGATTTTCTAACAGCTGAAATCGATATTATGAGTGTTACATTGGGCTGTATTTGCAATTTCGTTGTAGAGTTCTCCAACTTGCAATCTCTCATTTCAAATAATGGAATTGTGGCCCTGATTGGCGACATCCTGAGGGATCCTCTGTTTAATTCGAGGCTGGTGGACAACGGACAGGCCCCTATGCCTCTTCAGGCGAGTGCTGACAAAGTCAAAACTAACGCTCTATGGGTTTTGAGGCATCTGATGTATAATTGTCGTAACCCAGAGAAACTGGATCTCCTTTCGAAGATACCAATGTCCAAAATACTGGAGTTCATCAACGATCCGAGCTGGCCAGTACAGGAACAATGTTTCGAGCTTATAAGAAATTTAACCTGCAATTCAAGGAAAGTGGTCAACATACTGCTGGAGAATTTTAGGGACATAACATACGAGACTGATGCTGAAACATCTGCGAAAATTGCCCGGGGAACCACTTACCTGTTCCAGTTTCTGGCTAGGAAGATCATGCTTATCGACCCGACCGATAACATTCAGAAAAGAACTTTAATTGGTGTGCTCTATATCATCGTTAACTTGGTGGCAGTGAACGAGAATAAAAAAGAGCTAGTTATCCAGCAAGATGAGATTCTTGACATCCTACGTGATATACTCTCTGAATCCCAGCAAAACGTAGGAAGGTACGGTAACGATAGCAAGCTCAAACTGGCAAGCCTATGGGTCTTGAACAATTTACTCTGGAACTCCGCAATCTCCCATTACACTCATCACGCATTAGAAGGTTACACGCTGCCGCACAAAGGTGATGAAAGCCCCCACCAAATAACTGGCTCACCTTTCGCGAGCGAAACAGGCATAGATATTAGCACAGAAGCAGgcgacgatgaggacgacgaggataTGGATGATGACCTGGATGATGccgacgatgaagacgacgatgaagaggaggaatTCGTTCACGATTCAGTCAGTAACGCAAAAGCGAGAACAAGAGCCAACGAAGCAGCCGTTGAGAGATGTAAGAAGCTCCTCAAGATCGGCATTTACGACCTAGtgaagaaaaatgtttTTGACGAATCGCTCTCGGTTAGGGAAAAAGCTCGTACCTTGCAGTACCACATGGATTTGCTACTCAAAGATGCGTCATAG